AAAGAGATCAAAACTGTATCCATATCCAAGACGTTGGCCGGCTTACTTAACCACTATCGTCCATCATCCGCATATTTTGAATCAAATCAATACAGGGAGGGTATTAATTGAAACAAGTAACTGGTGTTATGGCCCGGCTGCTGATAATAATTCTATTGGTGACTTTGCTGGCCGGGTGCGGCGGGCCGAAGGCCGCTGAACAACCGGAACCCGCTGGTAAAGCGCTTATTAAGGTGGCGGCACTCAAAGGCCCAACCGGAATCGGCATGGTGAAATTAATGGAAGACAGCAAAGCGGGTACCACCGCTAACGACTACGAGTTTGAGCTGCTGGGGGCTCCTGATGAAATCGTTGCAAAGCTGACCTCGGGCAGCGTTGATGTGGCGGCCGTCCCCACCAATCTGGCCGCTGTGCTGCACAGCAAAACCAATGGCAACATTCAGCTGATTGCCATTAACACTTTGGGGGTTCTCTATGTATTGGAAAACGGTAACAGCGTCCAGTCCATGGCGGATCTGAAAGGGAAAACCATCAGCGCCACCGGGCAAGGAGCGACGCCGGAATATGCCCTAAATTATTTGCTGGAGCAGAACGGCCTGGTTCCCGGCCAAGATGTCACGGTAGACTTCCTGTCCGAACACGCGGAGCTGGCGACCCTGACCGCCACTGGGAAAGCTGATTTGGTGATGTTGCCGGAGCCCTTTGTTACTTCGGTAATGGCGAAAAACAGTGACGTCCGGATTGCGCTTGACATTACCGACGAATGGCGGCAAGCTACTGCCAAAGCCGGCACTACTGGAGTGGAACTGACCATGGGCTGTCTGGTGGCGCGCAAAGATTTTGCTGAGGCCAACAAAGAGGCGGTTGATACTTTTCTGACCGAATATGAGGCTTCCACCGCCTTTGTCAATGAGCATACAGGCGAAGCGGCCCAGATGGTGGCCGCAAATGGTATTATGGCTGATGCCGCTTTGGCCGAGAAAGCGATTCCGGGCTGCAACATCGTTTACCTGGACGGCGAGGCCATGCGGCGGAGCGCCATGGCTTTCTATGATGTTCTATTTGATGCCAACCCCAAAGCTGTCGGGGGGAAATTGCCAAGTGACGACTTCTATTACGCCAAATAAGAAAAAACCACCCCGCATCTACCTGGGTCAGGTGTTGGTGGCTGTGATTTGGCTGGGTGTATGGGCCCTGCTCTATCGACTGGTTGGGCAAGACGTGCTGCTGGCTTCCCCGGTACAGGTGCTGCATACTCTTGGCCGACTGGTGGTCACCAGCGAGTTTTGGCTGTCGGTGGGCAACTCGTTACTGCGGGTGCTGCTGGGCTTTTTGCTGGCGGTTGCCGCCGGTTCGGGGCTGGCGGTGCTCACTAGTTTTGTCCCGGCTGCCCGGGCGTTTTTGGTCCCAGCCATCAGTACGATTAAGGCGACGCCGGTAGCTTCGTTTATCATCTTGGCGCTTATTTGGCTGCACGGCGACCGTGTTTCGGTGTTCATCGCCTTCCTGATGGTACTTCCTATTATATGGACCAATGTGGCTCAGGGGATTGCCAAGACCGATCGCCGTCTGCTGGAGATGGGCCAGGTGTTTCGCTTTTCCCGGCTGAAGACTTTGCGTTTTATCTACCTTCCCTCAGTAATGCCGTATTTTCTGGCCGCCTGCATGACCGGGATGGGGTTTGCCTGGAAAGCGGGAATCGCAGCCGAGGTGCTTGGTGTACCGCGGCAGTCGATAGGTGAACACCTGTACAATGCCAAAATCTATCTGGAGACAGCGGAATTGTTGGCTTGGACTGTGGTTGTGGTGGTACTGAGTGTGTTGGTGGAGTATGTACTGGTAAATGTGATCAGACGGATGGGACAAAAATACAATGTTGGTCAGGATTAAGGTACGGGAACGGAGTATAGGGATGATAAAGCTGGTAGAACTGAGCAAACGTTTTCCAAACGTAGAGGTGCTGGATCGCTTTTCTCTGGAGCTGCCGGAGCGGGGGATCGTTGCCTTTATGGGCCCTTCCGGTTCAGGCAAAACTACTCTGTTTCTGTTGATAAGCGGACTGTTGCTGCCTGATGGCGGTTCGGTGGAAGCCCCGGAGCGGTGTGCATTTGTTTTCCAGGAGGATCGCCTGCTGCCCTGGAGCAGCGTGGGGGAGAACATCGAAATCGTGCTGGATGGGCCACAGCAGCATACCGGTATCGCTCAGCGCTTGCTGGTGGAACTGGGTCTGGGCGGAACTGAAAACCAGTCAATACAAGAACTAAGCGGTGGCATGCGGCGGCGGGTGGCTATTGGCCGGGCCCTGGCCTTCGACGCTCCTGTATTGTTAATGGATGAACCATTCAAGGGTTTGGACACAGTCACGAAAAAGCAGGTTATGGATATTATCGCCCCGCAGGCCAAGGAAAGACTGATTTTGCTTAATACCCATGATCCGGGGGAAGCGCTGAATTTGGCTGACGAACTGTATCTGCTGAACGGTCCGCCGCTTGAAGTTGCTAAGCGGATCGTGATCCCTGAACCATACAGCACCCGTCGCACCGATCCTACTTTTCGGGCCCAGTATCAGGGGCTGCTGGATATTGCTTGAAAGCACCCCTCATGGTCAAAGCGATACCGATCAATACCCTCAGCACAATACTGCCGGCAAAACCCCTACCCTTATTTACAGGGCGGGGTTTTTTATGGGAGGTGCCCATGCAAATGGGTACCGATTGTAAACATAACAAAAGAGAATAGTCCTCCGGTTACAAGGGGAATACTAGCCAAAACGGCCTAGGGCCTGTCCTTCTTTCCCGAGGAAGTGACAGAACAAAAGTAGAGTTTAGGTACCAAAAGGCTTTGAGATAGATTTTCCAAACCCCCTTGCTATTTAGTAATGGTTATGATATTAAATAAGTATATAGAGTTCCTTGAATCATTATGAATCGTTATGAAAGGAGGCCGCGCTGTGCCGGAAGAGTTTAAGGTGGGATGCGAGCGGCCGGATCTTGAGCCGCCGACAGCTCCAGTTGCTGAACCCAGCATTAGCACCGTTAAGGAGGAGAAGAAACCAGTGATTAAAGTTGGTAAACCGGCTCCGGATTTCAAAGCCCCTGCTTTCCATCAGGGCAAGTTCATAACCACCAGTCTGTCGGAATATAAAGGTAAATGGGTAGTGCTTTGTTTTTATCCAGGTGATTTCACCTTCGT
This Bacillota bacterium DNA region includes the following protein-coding sequences:
- a CDS encoding ABC transporter substrate-binding protein, with the translated sequence MARLLIIILLVTLLAGCGGPKAAEQPEPAGKALIKVAALKGPTGIGMVKLMEDSKAGTTANDYEFELLGAPDEIVAKLTSGSVDVAAVPTNLAAVLHSKTNGNIQLIAINTLGVLYVLENGNSVQSMADLKGKTISATGQGATPEYALNYLLEQNGLVPGQDVTVDFLSEHAELATLTATGKADLVMLPEPFVTSVMAKNSDVRIALDITDEWRQATAKAGTTGVELTMGCLVARKDFAEANKEAVDTFLTEYEASTAFVNEHTGEAAQMVAANGIMADAALAEKAIPGCNIVYLDGEAMRRSAMAFYDVLFDANPKAVGGKLPSDDFYYAK
- a CDS encoding ABC transporter permease subunit; translated protein: MPTPKLSGGNCQVTTSITPNKKKPPRIYLGQVLVAVIWLGVWALLYRLVGQDVLLASPVQVLHTLGRLVVTSEFWLSVGNSLLRVLLGFLLAVAAGSGLAVLTSFVPAARAFLVPAISTIKATPVASFIILALIWLHGDRVSVFIAFLMVLPIIWTNVAQGIAKTDRRLLEMGQVFRFSRLKTLRFIYLPSVMPYFLAACMTGMGFAWKAGIAAEVLGVPRQSIGEHLYNAKIYLETAELLAWTVVVVVLSVLVEYVLVNVIRRMGQKYNVGQD
- a CDS encoding ABC transporter ATP-binding protein is translated as MIKLVELSKRFPNVEVLDRFSLELPERGIVAFMGPSGSGKTTLFLLISGLLLPDGGSVEAPERCAFVFQEDRLLPWSSVGENIEIVLDGPQQHTGIAQRLLVELGLGGTENQSIQELSGGMRRRVAIGRALAFDAPVLLMDEPFKGLDTVTKKQVMDIIAPQAKERLILLNTHDPGEALNLADELYLLNGPPLEVAKRIVIPEPYSTRRTDPTFRAQYQGLLDIA
- a CDS encoding redoxin domain-containing protein, with the protein product MKGGRAVPEEFKVGCERPDLEPPTAPVAEPSISTVKEEKKPVIKVGKPAPDFKAPAFHQGKFITTSLSEYKGKWVVLCFYPGDFTFV